A genomic segment from Paraburkholderia hayleyella encodes:
- the cheD gene encoding chemoreceptor glutamine deamidase CheD, with amino-acid sequence MSSALPIASNLYYDNQFQRPGVKLLPNEFYTTSEDMVLVTVLGSCVAACIQDRAAGIGGMNHFMLPDDGTEVGQAASEAMRYGAYAMEMLINELIKAGGRRERFEAKVFGGAAVLRNMTTLNIGDRNSHFVRRYLALENIPILAEDLQGTHPRKVVFMPRTGQVMVKKLRLNQQAGVAEREQALARPDAQARAQRLGHSHERVELFTAEPLAGSAVVRPRQGLWGNAGDAGSASNASNASSTQAASSAASALAHHAKNTEEA; translated from the coding sequence ATGAGCAGCGCCTTGCCCATTGCCAGCAATCTCTATTACGACAACCAGTTTCAGCGCCCTGGTGTGAAGCTGCTGCCTAACGAGTTCTATACGACCAGCGAGGACATGGTGTTGGTCACCGTGCTGGGATCGTGCGTGGCGGCTTGCATCCAGGACCGCGCCGCAGGCATTGGCGGCATGAACCATTTCATGCTGCCCGACGATGGCACGGAGGTGGGCCAGGCCGCGTCCGAAGCGATGCGTTACGGCGCGTATGCGATGGAAATGCTCATTAACGAACTCATCAAGGCCGGTGGGCGGCGTGAGCGTTTCGAGGCCAAGGTGTTTGGCGGTGCCGCGGTGCTGCGCAACATGACCACACTTAACATCGGCGATCGTAATTCGCATTTCGTGCGGCGTTACCTGGCATTGGAAAACATTCCGATTCTGGCAGAAGATTTGCAAGGCACGCATCCCCGAAAAGTCGTGTTTATGCCGCGTACCGGCCAGGTGATGGTGAAAAAACTGCGGCTGAATCAGCAAGCCGGTGTGGCGGAACGCGAACAGGCACTGGCTCGTCCCGATGCACAAGCGCGGGCACAGCGGCTGGGGCATTCGCACGAACGGGTTGAATTGTTTACTGCTGAACCGCTCGCAGGTAGCGCTGTGGTGCGTCCGCGTCAGGGGCTTTGGGGCAATGCAGGCGATGCAGGCAGTGCAAGCAATGCAAGCAATGCAAGCAGTACGCAGGCGGCGTCTTCAGCGGCGTCTGCGCTTGCCCATCACGCGAAAAATACAGAGGAGGCTTGA
- a CDS encoding protein-glutamate methylesterase/protein-glutamine glutaminase, which produces MSAVQKIKVLCVDDSALIRSLMTEIINAQPDMAVVAVAPDPLVARELIKQHAPDVLTLDVEMPRMDGLDFLEKLMRLRPMPVVMVSSLTERGSEITLRALELGAVDFVTKPRAGIRDGMLEYADMLADKIRAASRARLRHTPASTLMREAAIAAAAGNAARRPHAGAESHAPLLNNPLVSTEKLVIVGASTGGTEAIREVLVPLPPDAPAVLIAQHMPPGFTKSFAARLNGLCRITVKEAEHGERVLPGHAYIAPGHAHLLLARSGANYIAHLSDAAPVNRHRPSVDVLFRSAAQHAGKNAVGVILTGMGRDGAAGLLEMRQAGAYTLAQDEASCVVFGMPREAISLGAADEIASLPEMSRRVLASLAALGERLHRV; this is translated from the coding sequence TTGAGTGCCGTGCAGAAGATCAAAGTGCTATGTGTCGACGATTCAGCGCTGATTCGCAGCCTGATGACTGAAATTATCAACGCCCAGCCCGACATGGCCGTGGTGGCCGTCGCGCCGGATCCTCTTGTCGCACGCGAACTGATCAAGCAGCACGCGCCGGATGTCTTGACGCTCGATGTCGAAATGCCCCGGATGGACGGGCTCGATTTTCTGGAAAAACTGATGCGCCTGCGGCCGATGCCGGTGGTAATGGTGTCGTCGCTGACTGAGCGGGGTTCGGAAATTACACTGCGAGCGCTCGAACTGGGGGCAGTCGATTTCGTCACCAAGCCGCGAGCAGGCATTCGTGATGGCATGCTGGAGTACGCCGATATGCTTGCCGACAAGATTCGCGCGGCCTCGCGTGCGCGGTTACGGCATACCCCTGCGTCAACGCTGATGCGTGAGGCCGCCATAGCCGCAGCCGCGGGCAACGCTGCGCGTCGTCCGCACGCTGGAGCTGAGTCGCATGCGCCGCTCTTGAACAATCCGCTGGTGAGCACAGAAAAGCTGGTGATCGTCGGTGCCTCGACAGGGGGCACCGAGGCGATTCGGGAGGTGCTGGTGCCGCTACCACCCGATGCCCCCGCCGTGCTGATTGCCCAGCACATGCCGCCAGGCTTCACTAAATCGTTTGCGGCGCGCCTCAATGGCTTGTGTCGCATCACGGTGAAGGAAGCGGAGCATGGCGAGCGGGTATTGCCCGGACATGCCTATATCGCACCGGGGCATGCGCATTTACTGCTGGCGCGTAGCGGTGCCAACTACATTGCGCATTTGTCGGATGCGGCGCCGGTGAACCGTCATCGTCCATCGGTCGACGTGCTGTTTCGCTCGGCGGCGCAACATGCGGGGAAAAATGCCGTGGGCGTGATCCTCACGGGGATGGGCCGCGATGGCGCGGCGGGCCTGCTGGAAATGCGCCAGGCAGGGGCTTATACGCTGGCGCAGGACGAAGCGAGTTGTGTGGTATTCGGCATGCCGCGTGAAGCGATCTCGCTGGGTGCAGCCGATGAGATTGCATCATTGCCCGAGATGAGCCGCCGCGTGCTGGCAAGCCTCGCTGCGCTGGGCGAGCGGTTGCACCGGGTGTGA
- the cheY gene encoding chemotaxis response regulator CheY, with translation MDKSMKILVVDDFPTMRRIVRNLLKELGYSNVDEAEDGHAALTRLRSGDFDFVISDWNMPNLDGLAMLQAIRADAKLMHLPVLMVTAEAKKENIIAAAQAGANGYVVKPFTAATLDEKLNKIVEKMAKAGS, from the coding sequence ATGGACAAGAGCATGAAGATTCTGGTGGTGGATGACTTTCCGACGATGCGCCGGATTGTGCGTAATCTGCTCAAGGAACTAGGCTATAGCAATGTCGACGAAGCGGAAGATGGCCATGCGGCGCTGACACGTTTGCGCAGTGGTGACTTTGACTTCGTGATTTCAGACTGGAACATGCCAAACCTCGATGGCCTGGCGATGCTTCAGGCTATTCGCGCAGATGCGAAACTCATGCACTTGCCCGTGCTGATGGTGACCGCCGAAGCGAAAAAAGAAAACATCATCGCAGCCGCTCAGGCTGGCGCCAATGGCTATGTAGTGAAGCCTTTTACCGCAGCGACACTCGATGAAAAGCTGAACAAGATTGTCGAAAAAATGGCCAAAGCCGGGAGCTGA
- the cheZ gene encoding protein phosphatase CheZ → MPDTALNAACAELGHDDSEHANDSGNSTDRVLARIGQLTRTLRDSMRELGLDKHVERAAEAVPDARDRLRYVASMTEQAAERVLNAIEIAQPIQNQLQEQARALDARWTQWYSAPLDAAQAGALLNDSRAFLRSLPDATAATNTQLLEIMLAQDFQDLTGQVIKKIVEVVSLIEQQLLGVLVENIAPARREQFAANAAALAAEGGGTVGDALLNGPQINPEGRMDVVQDQEQVDDLLASLGF, encoded by the coding sequence ATGCCCGATACCGCTCTCAATGCGGCTTGTGCTGAGCTTGGCCACGACGATAGCGAGCACGCTAACGACAGCGGCAACTCCACCGACCGGGTGCTCGCCCGTATCGGGCAACTCACGCGTACGCTGCGCGACTCGATGCGTGAGCTCGGGCTCGACAAGCACGTTGAGCGAGCCGCCGAAGCCGTGCCTGATGCACGCGACCGGTTGCGCTACGTCGCGTCGATGACGGAGCAGGCCGCCGAGCGCGTGCTGAATGCGATTGAGATCGCCCAGCCCATTCAAAACCAGTTACAAGAGCAAGCCCGTGCGCTCGATGCGCGCTGGACGCAGTGGTATAGCGCGCCACTCGATGCCGCGCAGGCTGGGGCCTTGCTCAATGATTCGCGGGCGTTCCTGCGCAGCTTGCCGGACGCGACCGCCGCGACCAACACGCAACTGCTGGAGATCATGCTGGCGCAAGACTTTCAGGATCTGACGGGGCAAGTGATCAAGAAGATCGTGGAGGTGGTATCGCTCATCGAGCAGCAATTGCTTGGTGTGCTGGTGGAAAACATCGCGCCCGCCCGGCGTGAGCAGTTTGCCGCGAATGCGGCCGCGCTTGCCGCAGAGGGCGGCGGCACGGTGGGGGATGCGTTGCTTAATGGCCCGCAGATTAATCCGGAAGGGCGTATGGATGTGGTGCAAGACCAGGAGCAAGTCGATGATTTGCTGGCGAGCCTGGGTTTTTAA
- a CDS encoding DUF2844 domain-containing protein, which translates to MPSYSGRIAAIALLSMSCTLLLAQPAWAELGGNPMTLPAGAISNNLPSSVMRPASAAAKTAGASAPQAAGLFTVRETTLATGTVVREYLSASGKVFGLSWNGPRMPDLGSLLGQYFPQYVAGVEAVRAQRGGGLGPALVDLKGLVVYSGGHMGAFSGRAWLPQALPAGFSGSAIQ; encoded by the coding sequence ATGCCGAGTTATTCCGGACGCATCGCTGCGATAGCGCTGCTAAGTATGTCCTGTACGTTGTTGCTGGCCCAGCCCGCTTGGGCTGAGCTGGGCGGCAATCCTATGACACTGCCTGCTGGTGCGATCAGCAACAATTTGCCGTCTTCGGTGATGCGTCCGGCTTCGGCTGCCGCAAAAACCGCGGGTGCGTCTGCGCCACAAGCAGCCGGGTTATTTACCGTGCGCGAGACCACGCTGGCGACAGGTACCGTGGTGCGTGAATACCTCAGCGCATCGGGCAAGGTGTTCGGCCTGAGCTGGAATGGGCCGCGCATGCCTGATCTTGGCAGCTTGCTGGGGCAGTACTTTCCGCAGTATGTCGCGGGTGTCGAGGCCGTGCGTGCGCAGCGCGGCGGCGGGCTCGGCCCAGCGCTTGTTGATCTGAAGGGTCTGGTGGTGTACTCCGGTGGCCATATGGGCGCTTTCTCCGGGCGAGCCTGGTTGCCACAGGCGCTGCCTGCTGGCTTCAGCGGTTCCGCTATCCAGTGA
- a CDS encoding DUF3443 domain-containing protein has translation MLFTTHFKQLASVLSCAALLSLAACGGSDGNSNNSSGGGNGIDSLPAGPTMQPIAATASNTVPITVNGGVNNNTNIPTVSVTVCAPGSNNCQKIDNVVLDTGSYGLRIVSSVLTPSLSAALPRVTSSMGPLAECATFATGYAWGSVRTADVKVGGESASGIPVQITGDLPESSVPANGCVNGPSFSTVQGVGANGILGVGVAPYDCGPSCFNVLASSYYACSTESSCAPVGVPLAQQVANPVLRFAVNNNGVIVQLPPVPNRGVPSVAGTLVFGINTQPNNMLNGVTRLYTDPFGNLTGSRFNGKQISVFVDSGSNGFFFEDASLQLCQQPYAGFYCPSMAQTRNATFVGKNGTQSNVSFNIANASVLFENSSNVVFNNLAGKAALPNAMMVGLPFFFGRYVYYGMDRSDLPGGNAPYIAF, from the coding sequence ATGCTATTCACAACACATTTCAAACAACTCGCGTCGGTGCTCTCCTGTGCGGCGCTGTTGTCACTCGCCGCTTGCGGCGGCAGCGACGGTAACAGCAACAACAGCAGCGGTGGCGGCAATGGCATTGATTCGTTGCCAGCCGGGCCGACGATGCAGCCTATCGCTGCGACTGCATCGAATACGGTGCCGATTACCGTTAACGGGGGGGTGAACAACAATACCAATATTCCAACAGTCAGCGTGACAGTCTGCGCGCCAGGCTCGAACAATTGTCAGAAAATCGACAATGTTGTCCTCGATACAGGCTCTTACGGTTTACGGATTGTGTCGTCGGTGTTGACACCATCGCTGAGTGCCGCGTTGCCACGTGTAACGTCATCAATGGGGCCGTTAGCGGAATGCGCGACCTTTGCGACGGGCTACGCTTGGGGGTCGGTGCGCACGGCTGACGTGAAAGTCGGCGGCGAAAGCGCCTCGGGTATTCCCGTTCAGATAACGGGCGATTTACCGGAATCCAGCGTGCCAGCGAATGGCTGCGTGAATGGTCCTTCGTTTAGCACGGTTCAAGGAGTTGGCGCAAACGGCATTCTGGGCGTGGGTGTGGCACCCTACGATTGCGGCCCAAGTTGTTTCAATGTATTGGCCAGCTCGTATTACGCCTGTTCGACGGAAAGCAGTTGCGCGCCTGTAGGAGTACCACTGGCGCAGCAAGTAGCCAATCCAGTGTTGCGTTTCGCGGTGAACAATAACGGTGTGATCGTTCAGTTACCGCCGGTTCCGAACCGGGGTGTGCCATCGGTGGCTGGAACGTTAGTGTTCGGGATTAACACCCAGCCGAATAACATGCTGAATGGAGTAACGCGGTTATATACCGACCCGTTTGGCAATTTGACGGGCAGCCGGTTCAACGGCAAGCAGATTTCCGTGTTTGTTGATAGCGGCTCGAATGGTTTTTTCTTTGAAGACGCTTCGTTGCAGCTGTGCCAACAACCGTACGCAGGGTTTTATTGTCCCTCGATGGCGCAAACCCGAAACGCTACATTTGTCGGGAAGAACGGCACGCAAAGCAACGTGAGCTTTAACATTGCCAATGCTTCCGTCTTGTTTGAAAACAGCTCGAACGTTGTCTTTAATAACCTGGCGGGCAAGGCGGCCTTGCCGAATGCGATGATGGTGGGCTTGCCGTTTTTCTTTGGGCGTTATGTCTATTACGGTATGGACCGCAGCGACCTTCCGGGCGGTAATGCTCCGTATATCGCGTTTTAA
- a CDS encoding DUF2844 domain-containing protein: MFSYSGRIAVRAMLGVSSALLLIQPVWAELGGSPMALSAGATSVNLPSPAKRVASVAAHAAGTSAPQAAASFTVRETTLATGTVVREYIGASDTVFGLSWSGPRMPDLRSLLGQYFPQYVAEVEAMRAQRGGGLGPALVDLKGLVVHSGGHMGAFSGQAWVPQALPAGFSSAAIQ, translated from the coding sequence ATGTTCAGTTATTCCGGTCGCATCGCCGTACGGGCGATGCTGGGTGTGTCAAGTGCGCTCTTGCTCATTCAGCCCGTCTGGGCGGAGCTTGGCGGTAGTCCGATGGCACTGTCTGCTGGTGCGACCAGTGTTAATTTGCCGTCCCCGGCGAAGCGCGTGGCGTCGGTTGCCGCCCATGCCGCTGGGACGTCTGCACCCCAGGCGGCCGCGTCATTTACCGTGCGCGAGACCACGCTGGCGACAGGCACCGTGGTGCGCGAATACATCGGCGCCTCGGACACGGTGTTTGGCCTGAGCTGGAGTGGGCCGCGGATGCCTGATTTGCGTAGCTTGCTGGGCCAGTATTTTCCGCAGTATGTCGCGGAGGTCGAGGCCATGCGCGCACAGCGTGGCGGCGGGCTTGGGCCGGCGCTTGTCGATCTGAAGGGGCTGGTGGTGCACTCCGGTGGCCATATGGGTGCTTTCTCGGGGCAGGCCTGGGTACCCCAGGCGCTGCCTGCTGGTTTTAGTAGTGCTGCTATTCAGTGA
- a CDS encoding DUF3443 family protein translates to MLFTTHFKQFASVLSCVALLSLAACGSSENTGLGDSQDGINSLPAGPAMQPVAATASNTVPITVNAGPAQNMNVPTVSVTVCAPGSTSDCQTIDNILLDSGSYGLRVLSSTLNSSLSAALPHATSEAGPIAECANFSSGYMWGTVRTVDVKIGGETASGIPIQVVGDLPESSVPAVGCANGSPVTTVADIGANGILGVGVAYSDCGESCLSESDSLYYACEKGADCVAVAMPLAQQLSNPVRHFAVNNNGLIIQLPPVPNRGAPSVTGTLVFGINTQPNNMLAGATPLYTNDAGKLPNSIFNGKQVTAYLDSGANANYITDASLSKCSGKYANFYCPAQAQTRNATFVGLNGAKSDASFNIASVSDLVKNEANAVFNNFTGSEDRPNVLVMGLPFFFGRHVYFGMDQSDTPDGKGPYIAF, encoded by the coding sequence ATGTTATTCACAACACATTTTAAACAGTTCGCATCGGTGCTTTCCTGTGTGGCGCTGCTGTCGCTCGCCGCTTGCGGCAGTAGCGAGAACACAGGCCTTGGCGATAGCCAAGATGGCATTAATTCATTGCCCGCCGGGCCGGCTATGCAACCTGTCGCCGCAACTGCGTCGAATACGGTACCGATCACCGTCAATGCGGGCCCAGCCCAAAATATGAACGTGCCAACGGTTAGCGTGACGGTCTGTGCGCCAGGCTCAACGAGCGATTGCCAAACGATCGACAACATTCTCCTCGACAGTGGCTCCTACGGTTTGCGGGTTCTGTCGTCGACACTGAATTCATCGTTGAGCGCCGCGTTGCCGCACGCTACATCGGAGGCAGGGCCGATAGCGGAATGTGCGAATTTTTCATCGGGTTACATGTGGGGTACGGTGCGTACGGTCGACGTGAAAATCGGTGGTGAGACAGCCTCGGGCATTCCGATTCAGGTGGTGGGAGATTTGCCGGAGTCCAGCGTGCCAGCGGTGGGTTGCGCGAATGGGTCTCCAGTGACCACGGTTGCAGATATCGGTGCGAACGGTATATTGGGCGTTGGCGTGGCGTACTCGGATTGCGGCGAAAGCTGTCTTAGCGAGTCGGACAGTCTGTATTACGCTTGTGAGAAGGGCGCTGATTGCGTAGCGGTAGCGATGCCTTTGGCGCAGCAACTGAGCAATCCGGTGCGGCATTTCGCGGTGAACAATAACGGCCTGATTATTCAGTTGCCACCGGTTCCGAACCGGGGCGCGCCATCGGTGACGGGGACGCTGGTGTTCGGAATCAACACCCAGCCCAATAACATGCTGGCTGGAGCGACGCCGCTTTATACGAACGATGCTGGCAAGCTGCCTAACAGCATATTCAACGGCAAGCAGGTTACCGCGTATCTTGATAGCGGTGCAAATGCGAATTATATTACCGATGCATCGTTGTCAAAATGCAGCGGGAAGTACGCTAATTTTTATTGTCCGGCGCAGGCGCAAACCCGAAATGCCACATTTGTGGGGCTAAATGGTGCGAAAAGCGATGCGAGTTTTAACATTGCCAGCGTTTCCGATCTGGTCAAAAACGAGGCGAACGCCGTGTTCAATAATTTTACAGGTTCGGAGGACCGGCCAAATGTGCTGGTCATGGGCTTGCCGTTTTTCTTCGGACGTCATGTTTATTTCGGTATGGACCAGAGCGACACTCCGGATGGCAAAGGGCCCTATATCGCGTTTTAA
- a CDS encoding DUF2844 domain-containing protein: MFSYSGRIAVRAMLGVSSALLLIQPVWAELGGSPMALSAGATSVNLPSPAKRVASVAAHAAGTSAPQAAASFTVRETTLATGTVVREYISASGTVFGLSWSGPRMPDLRSLLGQYFPQYVAEVEAMRAQRGGGLGPALVDLKGLVVHSGGHMGAFSGQAWVPQALPAGFSSAAIQ; this comes from the coding sequence ATGTTCAGTTATTCCGGTCGCATCGCCGTACGGGCGATGCTGGGTGTGTCAAGTGCGCTCTTGCTCATTCAGCCCGTCTGGGCGGAGCTTGGCGGTAGTCCGATGGCACTGTCTGCTGGTGCGACCAGTGTTAATTTGCCGTCCCCGGCGAAGCGCGTGGCGTCGGTTGCCGCCCATGCCGCTGGGACGTCTGCACCCCAGGCGGCCGCGTCATTTACCGTGCGCGAGACCACGCTGGCGACAGGCACCGTGGTGCGCGAATACATCAGCGCCTCGGGCACGGTGTTTGGCCTGAGCTGGAGCGGGCCGAGGATGCCTGATTTGCGTAGCTTGCTGGGCCAGTATTTTCCGCAGTATGTCGCGGAGGTCGAGGCCATGCGCGCACAGCGTGGCGGCGGGCTTGGGCCGGCGCTTGTCGATCTGAAGGGGCTGGTGGTGCACTCCGGTGGCCATATGGGTGCTTTTTCGGGGCAGGCCTGGGTACCCCAGGCGCTGCCTGCTGGTTTTAGTAGTGCTGCTATTCAGTGA
- a CDS encoding DUF3443 domain-containing protein, protein MLFTTHFKQFASVLSCVALLSLAACGSSESTGLGDSQDGINSLPAGPTMQPVAATASNTVPITVNAGSAKNINVPMVSVTVCASGSTSDCQTIDNILLDTGSDGLRVMSSALNSSLSAALPHATSEAGPLAQCANFASGYMWGTVRTVDVKIGGETASGIPIQVVGDLPESSVPENGCANGPAVKTAKDLGANGILGMGTRYNDCGEKCLSESDSEYYACDEGAECAQAAVPLAQQLSNPVRHFAVNNNGMILQLPPVPNRGAASVTGTLVFGINTQPNNALNATTQLYTNGVGNLPGSLFNGKQVNAFFDSGAYVNFFTDDSLTKCSGKEADFYCPAKPQTRSVTLVGQNGTTGNVSFNVASASTLFKQGANVAFNNLAGPSGADKLDWFALGLPFFFGRHVYFGMDQSDTPDGKGPYVAF, encoded by the coding sequence ATGTTATTCACAACACATTTTAAACAGTTCGCATCGGTGCTTTCCTGTGTGGCGCTGCTGTCACTCGCCGCTTGCGGCAGTAGCGAGAGCACAGGCCTTGGCGATAGCCAAGATGGCATTAATTCATTGCCCGCCGGGCCGACGATGCAACCTGTCGCCGCAACTGCGTCGAATACGGTACCGATCACCGTCAATGCGGGATCGGCCAAAAATATCAACGTGCCAATGGTCAGCGTGACGGTCTGTGCGTCAGGCTCAACGAGCGATTGCCAAACGATCGACAACATCCTTCTAGACACGGGCTCTGACGGTTTGCGGGTTATGTCGTCAGCGCTGAACTCATCGTTGAGCGCTGCGCTGCCGCACGCTACATCGGAGGCAGGGCCGTTAGCACAATGTGCGAACTTTGCATCGGGTTACATGTGGGGTACGGTGCGCACGGTCGACGTGAAAATCGGTGGTGAGACCGCCTCGGGCATTCCGATTCAGGTGGTGGGAGATTTGCCGGAGTCCAGCGTGCCGGAAAATGGTTGTGCGAATGGCCCAGCAGTGAAAACGGCCAAGGATCTGGGCGCGAACGGTATTCTGGGTATGGGTACGAGGTACAACGATTGCGGCGAAAAATGTCTCAGCGAGTCGGACAGCGAGTATTACGCTTGCGATGAGGGTGCCGAGTGCGCCCAGGCAGCGGTGCCCTTGGCGCAGCAACTGAGCAATCCGGTGCGGCATTTCGCGGTGAACAATAATGGCATGATTCTTCAGTTGCCGCCGGTTCCGAACCGGGGTGCGGCATCGGTGACTGGAACATTAGTGTTCGGAATCAATACTCAGCCGAATAACGCGTTGAATGCCACAACCCAGCTTTATACCAATGGGGTGGGTAATTTGCCGGGTAGCTTGTTCAACGGCAAGCAGGTTAACGCGTTTTTTGATAGTGGTGCGTATGTCAATTTCTTTACCGACGATTCGTTGACGAAGTGCAGCGGAAAGGAGGCTGATTTTTATTGCCCGGCGAAGCCACAAACCCGAAGCGTCACCCTTGTGGGGCAGAACGGTACGACAGGCAATGTGAGCTTTAACGTTGCCAGCGCTTCGACCTTGTTCAAACAAGGGGCAAACGTCGCATTTAATAACCTGGCGGGCCCGTCGGGTGCTGACAAGCTGGATTGGTTTGCTCTGGGCTTGCCGTTTTTCTTCGGACGTCATGTTTATTTCGGTATGGACCAGAGCGACACTCCGGATGGCAAAGGGCCCTATGTCGCGTTTTAA
- the flhA gene encoding flagellar biosynthesis protein FlhA — MNVRAGFFARRPDALGGASLRALAGPVLICMILGMMILPLPPFLLDLLFTFNIALSVMVLLVSMYTMKPLDFAAFPSVLLFSTLLRLSLNVASTRVVLLEGHTGPDAAGQVIEAFGHFLVGGNFAVGIVVFVILMLINFMVITKGAGRIAEVSARFTLDAMPGKQMAIDADLNAGLINEDQARKRRLEVAQEAEFYGSMDGASKFVRGDAIAGLLIMLINIIGGLIVGMVQHDMDFAAAGRNYTLLTIGDGLVAQIPSLVISTAAGVIVSRVATNEDIGTQLTGQLFTNPRVLMITGCILVLMGLIPGMPHFAFLLLGGGAIQLGRVMQRKAAQRAIEPTLAEIPPAVLDSAERNEASWDDVTMIDPLGLEVGYGLIQLVDAQSDGELLKRIKGIRKKFAQEIGFLPPVIHIRDNLELRPNGYRIALKGVEIGSGEAFPGQWLAINPGQVSAALPGAMTTDPAFGLPAVWIDISRREEAQVYGYTVVDASTVVATHLNHLVVTHASELLGRHEVQSLLDRVAKDSPSLVEELVPKALSLTTLQKVLQNLLEEGVPIRDMRSILEALAEHAPKLNDAHELTAAVRLALGRAITQQWFPGNGEMQVIGLDSNLERVLSQALSTGPHPGLEPGLAHSLLNEAQKALMYQQGMGLPPVLLVQHALRPMLARFLRRSLPQLKVLSYAEVPDTRSIKISTLIGG, encoded by the coding sequence ATGAACGTGCGTGCAGGCTTTTTCGCCCGTCGTCCCGACGCGTTAGGTGGGGCCAGCTTGCGCGCCCTCGCGGGGCCGGTGCTGATCTGCATGATCCTCGGCATGATGATCCTGCCGTTGCCGCCATTTCTGCTGGACTTGCTGTTCACCTTCAACATCGCGCTTTCCGTGATGGTGCTGCTGGTCAGCATGTACACGATGAAGCCGCTCGATTTCGCCGCGTTTCCCAGTGTGTTGCTGTTTTCGACCTTGCTGCGCCTGTCGCTCAACGTTGCCTCGACGCGTGTCGTGCTGCTTGAGGGCCATACCGGGCCCGACGCCGCGGGTCAGGTAATCGAGGCGTTTGGTCACTTTCTGGTGGGCGGCAACTTCGCCGTGGGGATCGTGGTGTTTGTGATCCTGATGCTGATCAACTTCATGGTCATTACCAAGGGCGCCGGACGGATCGCCGAAGTGTCCGCGCGCTTCACGCTCGACGCGATGCCCGGCAAGCAGATGGCCATCGACGCGGATCTCAACGCGGGTCTGATCAACGAAGACCAGGCACGCAAGCGGCGTCTGGAAGTGGCGCAGGAAGCCGAGTTCTACGGCTCGATGGATGGTGCAAGCAAGTTCGTGCGTGGCGATGCGATCGCGGGCCTGCTCATCATGCTGATCAATATCATCGGCGGGCTGATTGTCGGCATGGTGCAGCACGACATGGATTTCGCCGCAGCGGGCCGCAATTACACGCTGCTGACGATCGGCGATGGGCTGGTGGCGCAGATTCCATCGCTGGTGATCTCGACTGCGGCCGGGGTGATCGTCTCGCGCGTGGCCACCAACGAAGATATCGGCACGCAACTCACCGGCCAGCTTTTCACCAATCCGCGTGTGCTGATGATTACCGGCTGCATTCTGGTGCTGATGGGCCTGATTCCGGGCATGCCGCATTTTGCGTTTTTGCTGCTGGGTGGCGGCGCGATCCAGCTAGGCCGGGTGATGCAACGCAAGGCCGCGCAGCGCGCCATCGAACCCACGCTCGCGGAGATTCCGCCTGCGGTGCTCGATTCGGCAGAGCGCAACGAAGCGAGCTGGGATGACGTGACGATGATCGATCCGCTGGGGCTGGAAGTAGGCTACGGCTTGATCCAGCTGGTGGACGCACAATCCGATGGCGAGTTGCTGAAACGGATCAAGGGCATTCGCAAGAAGTTCGCGCAAGAGATCGGTTTTCTGCCACCCGTGATTCATATCCGCGACAATCTCGAGCTGCGTCCCAACGGTTACCGCATCGCGCTCAAAGGCGTGGAGATAGGTTCGGGCGAAGCGTTTCCGGGGCAGTGGCTGGCGATTAATCCCGGGCAGGTCAGCGCGGCGCTGCCCGGGGCGATGACGACCGATCCAGCGTTTGGTCTGCCCGCGGTCTGGATTGATATCTCGCGGCGCGAAGAGGCTCAGGTGTATGGCTACACCGTGGTCGATGCCAGCACCGTGGTGGCCACGCATCTGAATCATCTGGTGGTCACGCATGCCTCGGAGTTGCTCGGCCGTCACGAGGTCCAGTCGCTGCTAGACCGGGTGGCCAAAGACAGCCCGTCACTGGTGGAAGAACTGGTGCCGAAGGCGCTATCGCTGACGACCTTGCAAAAAGTGCTGCAAAACCTGCTCGAAGAAGGGGTGCCGATCCGCGATATGCGTTCGATTCTCGAAGCACTGGCCGAACACGCACCCAAACTCAACGATGCCCATGAACTCACCGCTGCTGTCCGGCTGGCGCTGGGGCGAGCGATTACACAGCAATGGTTTCCCGGTAACGGCGAGATGCAGGTGATCGGGCTCGATTCGAACCTGGAGCGTGTGTTGTCGCAAGCGCTATCGACGGGGCCGCACCCCGGCCTCGAACCCGGTCTTGCGCATAGCTTGCTGAACGAAGCGCAAAAAGCATTGATGTATCAGCAGGGCATGGGCTTGCCACCGGTATTGCTGGTGCAGCATGCATTGCGCCCGATGCTCGCGCGTTTCTTGCGGCGTAGTTTGCCGCAACTGAAAGTGCTCTCGTATGCCGAGGTGCCCGATACGCGCTCGATCAAGATTTCGACCTTGATCGGCGGCTGA